Proteins encoded by one window of Pseudomonas sp. PSKL.D1:
- the ribBA gene encoding bifunctional 3,4-dihydroxy-2-butanone-4-phosphate synthase/GTP cyclohydrolase II translates to MAFNSIEELLEDYRQGKMVLLVDDEDRENEGDLLIAAERCDAQAINFMAREARGLICLTLTDDHCQRLGLEQMVPANGSVFSTAFTVSIEAATGVTTGISAADRARTVAAAMAPNARPEDLVQPGHIFPLRAREGGVLTRAGHTEAGCDLARLAGFTPASVIVEVLNDDGTMARRPDLEVFAARHGIKIGTIADLIHYRLSTEQTIKRIGERELPTVHGTFRLVTYEDRIEGGVHMAMVMGDIRREQPTLVRVHVIDPLRDLVGAEYAGPANWTLWAALQKVAEEGAGVVVILANHESSQALLERVPQLTQPVRPYQRGQSKVYSEVGTGAQILQDLGVGKLRHLGPPLKYAGLAGYELEVVQSIPFDPTMQN, encoded by the coding sequence ATGGCTTTCAACAGCATCGAAGAACTTCTCGAAGACTACCGGCAAGGCAAGATGGTGCTGCTGGTGGACGACGAGGACCGTGAAAACGAGGGCGACCTGCTGATCGCCGCCGAGCGCTGTGACGCCCAGGCCATCAATTTCATGGCCCGTGAGGCGCGCGGCCTGATTTGCCTGACCTTGACCGACGATCACTGCCAACGCCTGGGCCTTGAGCAGATGGTGCCGGCCAACGGCAGCGTATTCAGCACCGCGTTTACCGTGTCCATCGAGGCCGCCACCGGCGTCACCACCGGTATTTCCGCCGCCGACCGGGCGCGCACCGTGGCCGCCGCCATGGCGCCGAATGCTCGCCCCGAAGACCTTGTGCAACCCGGCCACATCTTCCCCCTGCGCGCCCGTGAAGGTGGGGTGCTGACCCGCGCCGGGCACACCGAAGCGGGCTGCGACCTGGCGCGCCTGGCCGGTTTTACGCCGGCGTCGGTGATCGTCGAAGTGCTAAACGACGACGGCACCATGGCCCGCCGCCCGGACCTGGAAGTGTTCGCCGCGCGCCATGGCATCAAGATCGGCACCATCGCCGACCTCATTCACTACCGCCTGAGCACCGAGCAAACCATCAAGCGCATCGGTGAGCGCGAACTGCCAACCGTGCACGGCACCTTCCGCCTGGTGACCTACGAGGACCGTATCGAAGGCGGCGTGCACATGGCCATGGTGATGGGCGACATCCGCCGCGAGCAGCCGACGCTGGTGCGCGTGCATGTGATCGACCCGCTGCGCGACCTGGTGGGCGCGGAGTACGCCGGGCCGGCCAACTGGACGCTGTGGGCGGCGCTGCAGAAGGTGGCCGAGGAAGGCGCGGGCGTGGTGGTGATTTTGGCCAACCACGAGTCTTCACAGGCATTGCTGGAGCGTGTGCCGCAACTGACCCAGCCCGTACGGCCGTATCAGCGTGGCCAGTCGAAGGTGTATTCCGAAGTGGGCACCGGCGCGCAGATCTTGCAGGACCTGGGCGTGGGCAAGCTGCGCCACCTGGGCCCGCCGCTCAAATACGCCGGGCTGGCGGGGTATGAGCTGGAGGTGGTGCAGAGCATCCCCTTCGACCCGACGATGCAGAACTGA
- a CDS encoding ABC transporter substrate-binding protein, protein MLLSKRVTAVLSASLLTLACQAVQAADSLNFVSWGGTTQDAQKEAWAVPFTKSTNIKVVQDGPTDYGKLKAMVESGNVQWDVVDVEADFALRAASEGLLEPLDFNQIKRDKIDPRFVSDHGVGSFFFSFVLGYNEGKLGANKPVDWTALFDTKTYPGKRALYKWPSPGVLELALLADGVAPDKLYPLDLDRAFKKLDTIKKDIVWWGGGAQSQQLLASGEASLGQFWNGRVYALQQDGAPVGVSWKQNLVMADFLVIPKGAKNKDAAMKFLANASSAEGQAEFANKTAYAPVNIDSVGKLDGDLAKNLPTAYAQDQVTLDFAYWAKNGQTIAARWNEWLVK, encoded by the coding sequence ATGCTGTTGAGCAAACGTGTAACCGCAGTGCTGTCCGCCAGCCTGCTGACCCTGGCATGTCAGGCCGTTCAGGCCGCCGACAGCCTCAACTTCGTCAGTTGGGGCGGCACCACCCAGGACGCCCAGAAAGAAGCATGGGCAGTTCCCTTCACCAAAAGCACCAACATCAAAGTCGTCCAGGACGGCCCCACCGACTACGGCAAACTCAAGGCCATGGTCGAAAGCGGCAACGTGCAGTGGGACGTGGTGGACGTCGAAGCCGACTTCGCCCTGCGCGCCGCCAGCGAAGGCCTGCTTGAACCCCTGGATTTCAACCAGATCAAGCGTGACAAGATCGACCCGCGCTTTGTGTCCGACCACGGCGTCGGTTCGTTCTTCTTCTCGTTCGTGCTCGGCTACAACGAAGGCAAGCTCGGTGCCAACAAGCCGGTGGACTGGACCGCGCTGTTCGACACCAAGACCTACCCCGGCAAACGCGCCCTGTACAAATGGCCAAGCCCCGGCGTGCTGGAACTGGCCCTGCTGGCCGACGGCGTAGCACCCGACAAGCTCTACCCGCTGGACCTGGACCGCGCCTTCAAGAAACTCGACACCATCAAGAAAGACATCGTCTGGTGGGGCGGTGGCGCCCAGTCGCAGCAGTTGCTGGCCTCGGGTGAAGCCTCGCTCGGCCAGTTCTGGAACGGCCGCGTTTACGCCCTGCAGCAAGACGGCGCGCCAGTGGGCGTAAGCTGGAAGCAGAACCTGGTGATGGCCGATTTCCTGGTCATCCCCAAAGGCGCCAAGAACAAGGACGCGGCCATGAAGTTTCTGGCCAACGCCAGCAGCGCCGAAGGCCAGGCCGAGTTCGCCAACAAAACCGCCTATGCACCGGTGAACATCGACAGCGTGGGCAAGCTGGACGGTGACCTGGCCAAGAACCTGCCGACCGCCTACGCCCAGGACCAGGTGACGCTGGACTTCGCCTACTGGGCCAAGAACGGTCAAACCATCGCGGCCCGCTGGAATGAGTGGTTGGTCAAATGA
- a CDS encoding ABC transporter permease, producing the protein MKVAINALHNAQGAPSGTGAASRRVSLGQRWKGSRNLLPALLFLGLFFFAPLIGLLLRGVLEPVPGLGNYEQLFANSAYARVLFNTFSVAGVVTLISVLLGFPLAWAITLVPRGWGRWLLNIVLLSMWTSLLARTYSWLVLLQSSGVINKALMAMGIIDAPLEMVHNLTGVVIGMTYIMIPFIVLPLQATMQAIDPMVLQAGSICGASPWANFWKVFLPLCRSGLFSGALMVFVMSLGYYVTPALLGGAQNMMLPEFIIQQVQSFLNWGLASAAAALLVVITLVLFYLYLKLQPESPVGNAR; encoded by the coding sequence ATGAAAGTCGCCATCAACGCCCTGCACAACGCGCAAGGTGCCCCCTCGGGCACCGGCGCCGCCAGCCGCCGCGTAAGCCTTGGCCAACGCTGGAAAGGCAGCCGTAACCTGCTGCCGGCCCTGTTGTTTCTTGGCCTGTTCTTCTTCGCCCCGTTGATCGGCCTGTTGTTGCGCGGGGTGCTGGAGCCGGTACCGGGGCTGGGCAACTACGAACAGCTGTTCGCCAACTCGGCCTACGCACGGGTGCTGTTCAACACCTTCTCGGTGGCCGGCGTGGTCACCCTGATCAGCGTGCTGTTGGGCTTCCCGCTGGCCTGGGCGATTACCCTGGTGCCCCGGGGTTGGGGCCGCTGGCTGCTGAACATCGTGCTGCTGTCGATGTGGACCAGCCTGCTGGCGCGTACCTACTCGTGGCTGGTGTTGCTGCAGAGCTCGGGGGTGATCAACAAGGCGTTGATGGCAATGGGCATCATCGATGCCCCGCTGGAAATGGTGCACAACCTCACCGGGGTGGTGATCGGCATGACCTACATCATGATCCCGTTCATCGTGCTGCCGCTGCAGGCGACCATGCAGGCCATCGACCCGATGGTGCTGCAGGCCGGCTCGATCTGCGGTGCCAGCCCCTGGGCCAACTTCTGGAAGGTGTTCCTGCCGCTGTGCCGTTCGGGGCTGTTCTCGGGGGCGTTGATGGTGTTCGTGATGTCGCTCGGTTACTACGTCACCCCGGCGCTGCTGGGCGGGGCGCAGAACATGATGCTGCCCGAATTCATCATCCAGCAGGTGCAGTCGTTCCTCAACTGGGGCCTGGCCAGCGCCGCCGCCGCACTGCTGGTGGTGATCACCCTGGTGCTCTTCTACCTGTACCTGAAGCTGCAGCCGGAATCCCCGGTCGGCAACGCGAGGTAA
- a CDS encoding ABC transporter permease yields MLLSPNAMGRPLRTGLYLTTGVIAAFLLLPVVFIVLLSFGSSQWLVFPPPGWTVKWYAQFFANPEWMDAALASLKVAVLTTVFAVLLGLPTAFALVRGRFPGREMLYGLFTMPMIVPLVIIAVAVYALFLKLGYTGTLFAFVVSHVIVALPFTIISIINSLKLFDQSIEDAAVICGASRLQAIFKVTFPAIRPGMIAGGLFAFLVSWDEVVLSVMMASPDLQTLPVKMWTTLRQDLSPVIAVASTLLIGLSLLVMVIAAALRRRTEVNA; encoded by the coding sequence ATGCTTCTGTCACCCAATGCCATGGGCCGCCCGCTGCGCACCGGCCTGTACCTGACCACCGGGGTCATCGCGGCCTTCCTGCTGCTGCCGGTGGTGTTCATCGTGCTGCTGTCGTTCGGCTCGTCCCAGTGGCTGGTGTTCCCGCCACCGGGCTGGACCGTCAAATGGTACGCCCAGTTCTTCGCCAACCCCGAGTGGATGGACGCGGCGCTGGCCAGCCTGAAGGTGGCAGTGCTGACCACCGTGTTTGCCGTGCTGCTGGGCCTGCCCACCGCGTTTGCGCTGGTGCGTGGCCGCTTCCCGGGCCGCGAGATGCTGTACGGCCTGTTCACCATGCCGATGATCGTGCCGCTGGTGATCATCGCCGTGGCGGTGTACGCGCTGTTTCTCAAGCTGGGCTACACCGGCACGCTGTTCGCGTTCGTGGTCAGCCATGTGATCGTCGCCCTGCCCTTCACCATCATCTCGATCATCAACTCGCTGAAACTGTTTGACCAGTCGATCGAGGACGCCGCCGTTATCTGCGGGGCCTCGCGCCTGCAGGCGATCTTCAAGGTGACCTTCCCGGCGATTCGCCCGGGGATGATCGCCGGCGGCCTGTTCGCCTTCCTGGTGTCGTGGGACGAAGTGGTGCTGAGCGTGATGATGGCCAGCCCCGACCTGCAGACCCTGCCGGTAAAAATGTGGACCACCCTGCGCCAGGACCTGAGCCCGGTGATCGCCGTCGCCTCGACGCTGCTGATCGGCCTGTCGCTGCTGGTCATGGTCATTGCCGCCGCCCTGCGCCGGCGTACTGAAGTCAACGCCTGA